One window of Papaver somniferum cultivar HN1 chromosome 9, ASM357369v1, whole genome shotgun sequence genomic DNA carries:
- the LOC113311194 gene encoding receptor-like protein 36 has product MNSFSKTTQITSFSGHHIHILFVLLIISITLCPISSNGCHEDERRALLSFKSSLEDPSQRLSSWQEGVQHQNCCDWHGIGCLSESFHVISIDLRNADLESFQFENVHSLNPQTPPSTALRGKLSPYLFNVTNLEYLDLGFNDFEGSEITHQFSYLTKLKHLDLSFSNFSSSISTQCSNLTFLQHLDLSCHWSTVIGIWSTTIYTAPCLKLSSTKWIRGLVNIQALRLSGIDLFEATSKDNFAEHISYLWKLRDLDISACNISGPVFPIHEFHNLSHLSTLKMNDNNYLNSGIPLQLANLTSLFNLELSKCDLHGSIPYLPQLKELDVSLNYNLHPDLMRMFEYRWPKLQKLQISYTNATGSISNAPLLVFVSARECSIQGSLPSSIYNLSHLQYLDFSGNHITDPIQSSISNLKYLHYLNLNLNNFQGPIPNSICEIISLRKLNLGNNNITGTIPSCITNLRNLDFFDVFGNSMQGTVSLISLINKLNLTHLDLGLNNVTVVIDQHLYPSKFILEDLRLFSCNVKGFIPTFICNFAHMKYLDLSDNNLTGAIPSCVYKLKKLNNLNLSKNRLRGPLPLLPQGVEYLDLSYNKLDGEISIEIGERLLSTSEVSLNDNKLSGFIPSSICSQKHINLGYIDLSRNKLSGNIPSSIGYCTNLTYLNLGNNNLSGNVPNELQNTNMEYLALNDNNLDGTFPICILEFSSLQGLNIGNNKFEGIIPTGLGSLSDLAILFLRSNKFNGSIPEEITHLQQLQILDLSLNNFSGPIPTKLGNLTRLTSRFSAGIHVFVDGVQYDLVIKGSTSQFEQREVYSTGIDLSCNILEGNIPKEIGLLQGLAMLNLSHNLFSSNIPASIGNMSSLQSLDLSSNRLSGRIPQNLTSIDPLGFLNLSHNNLSGRIPRGSHFDTLSLDGFAFAGNELLCGFPLENVCDRDHFIDTGDSSKVDEDDQEDGKEKFKLFAIVSFGFGVGFCGLFCVLLVKKQKWWFPYWKFVDSVAVRIVACIRQN; this is encoded by the coding sequence ATGAATTCATTCAGTAAGACTACTCAAATAACATCATTTTCAGGTCATCATATTCATATCTTGTTCGTTTTATTGATCATCAGCATCACTCTTTGCCCTATATCATCTAATGGATGCCATGAAGATGAGAGACGGGCTCTGCTAAGTTTTAAATCTTCTCTGGAAGATCCCTCACAGCGCTTGTCTTCGTGGCAAGAAGGCGTCCAGCATCAAAACTGCTGTGATTGGCACGGAATTGGTTGTTTAAGTGAGTCTTTTCATGTAATATCCATTGACCTCCGAAATGCAGACTTGGAAAGTTTTCAATTCGAGAATGTTCATAGTTTAAATCCTCAGACGCCACCAAGTACTGCACTTAGAGGTAagttatctccttacctgttcaACGTTACTAACTTGGAGTATTTAGATCTCGGCTTCAATGATTTCGAGGGATCAGAAATCACACATCAGTTTTCTTATCTAACGAAACTCAAGCATCTTGATCTCTCTTTTTCTAACTTTTCATCGTCGATTTCGACGCAATGCAGCAACTTAACATTTCTGCAACACCTCGACCTATCATGCCATTGGTCTACTGTAATAGGTATTTGGTCTACAACTATTTACACTGCCCCATGCTTAAAATTATCATCTACAAAATGGATTAGAGGTTTAGTAAATATCCAAGCGCTAAGGTTGAGTGGTATTGATCTATTTGAAGCCACTTCAAAAGATAATTTTGCAGAACATATTTCGTATCTGTGGAAACTTAGGGATCTTGACATATCTGCTTGCAATATATCTGGCCCAGTTTTCCCAATTCACGAGTTTCATAATCTTTCCCACCTATCTACTCTCAAAATGAATGACAACAATTATTTGAATTCCGGGATCCCATTACAACTGGCTAATTTAACTTCCCTTTTCAATCTTGAGTTATCTAAATGTGATCTGCATGGTTCAATTCCCTATCTTCCCCAGCTTAAAGAGCTTGATGTGAGTCTTAATTATAATCTTCATCCTGATCTAATGAGGATGTTTGAATATCGTTGGCCTAAACTGCAGAAACTTCAGATATCCTACACTAATGCAACTGGATCAATTTCAAACGCACCACTATTAGTGTTTGTTTCTGCCAGAGAGTGTTCAATTCAAGGATCTTTACCTTCTTCAATCTATAATCTTTCGCATTTGCAGTATCTAGACTTCTCTGGGAACCACATTACAGATCCTATCCAATCTTCAATTTCCAATCTAAAATACCTACACTATCTCAATTTGAATTTAAATAATTTCCAAGGACCTATACCAAATTCAATTTGCGAAATTATTTCTCTTCGTAAACTTAATTTAGGGAATAATAATATTACAGGAACCATACCAAGTTGCATCACAAACCTACGAAATCTTGATTTCTTCGATGTTTTCGGAAATTCAATGCAAGGAACGGTTTCATTGATATCTTTGATCAATAAACTGAATCTAACTCACCTTGACCTGGGTCTAAACAATGTGACGGTAGTTATAGATCAACATCTATATCCATCTAAATTCATACTAGAGGATTTAAGGTTGTTTTCATGCAATGTGAAAGGATTTATTCCTACTTTCATTTGTAATTTCGCACACATGAAGTATTTGGATTTGTCTGACAATAACCTCACCGGAGCAATTCCTTCTTGCGTCTACAAACTTAAAAAACTTAATAACTTAAATTTGTCCAAGAATAGACTCCGTGGTCCTCTGCCCCTTCTACCTCAAGGTGTCGAGTATCTTGATTTATCATACAACAAACTTGATGGTGAAATATCAATAGAAATTGGGGAAAGGTTATTAAGTACTTCCGAGGTTAGTCTAAATGATAACAAACTTTCAGGCTTCATTCCTTCTTCGATTTGTTCGCAAAAACACATTAATTTGGGATACATTGACCTCTCCCGCAACAAACTATCAGGCAATATACCTTCTAGTATAGGGTACTGCACAAATCTTACTTATCTAAATCTGGGAAACAACAATCTCTCTGGAAATGTTCCAAATGAGCTTCAAAACACAAATATGGAATACCTTGCATTAAATGACAACAATCTTGATGGAACATTTCCTATATGCATCCTAGAATTTTCGTCTTTGCAAGGCCTGAACATAGGAAATAACAAGTTTGAAGGCATTATACCCACCGGTCTTGGTTCACTGAGTGACCTTGCAATTCTCTTTCTAAGGTCAAACAAATTCAATGGGTCCATTCCTGAAGAGATTACCCATCTGCAACAACTTCAAATACTAGACTTGTCATTAAACAATTTCTCTGGTCCAATTCCTACAAAACTAGGGAACTTGACGAGGTTAACAAGTCGATTTTCCGCTGGCATACATGTGTTTGTGGATGGTGTACAATATGACTTGGTTATCAAAGGAAGCACATCCCAATTTGAGCAGCGGGAAGTCTATAGTACAGGAATCGATCTATCATGTAACATTCTTGAAGGGAACATTCCAAAAGAGATTGGGTTATTACAAGGACTTGCTATGCTTAATTTATCTCATAATCTTTTCTCGAGCAATATACCGGCTAGTATCGGAAATATGTCTAGTTTACAGTCTTTGGATTTAAGTTCCAATAGATTGTCTGGACGTATCCCACAAAATTTGACATCAATTGATCCCCTTGGGTTCCTAAATTTATCTCATAATAATTTGAGCGGCAGGATTCCAAGAGGAAGCCACTTTGATACCTTGAGCTTGGATGGTTTTGCTTTTGCCGGGAATGAGTTATTGTGTGGATTTCCTTTGGAGAACGTTTGCGACAGGGATCACTTTATTGATACCGGTGATTCCAGCAAAGTTGATGAAGACGATCAAGAGGATGGAAAAGAAAAGTTTAAGTTGTTTGCTATTGTTTCCTTTGGGTTTGGTGTTGGATTTTGCGGTTTGTTTTGTGTTTTGCTTGTAAAGAAacagaaatggtggtttccttACTGGAAATTTGTTGATTCTGTTGCAGTTAGAATAGTAGCATGTATTCGCCAAAATTGA
- the LOC113308300 gene encoding receptor-like protein 9DC3 isoform X2 — translation MTSFLILLYLSLIILISIITECPLSSHACHEEERMALLNFKSSLDDPANRLSTWQASFEHRNCCNWHGIKCSDESLHVISIDLRNTELEDYANDLTNFGSPPGYELEYLALNDNNLDGAFPTFILSMNYLSVLNLGNNNFEGILPTGLGSLGFLKILSLRSNKFNGSISEEILMNMRQLQILDLSVNYFSGPIPFNLGNLTSLTGTLAQTTGMFSVQYQLNIKGTTAQLDQMFIYNSGIDLSCNILDGNIPEEIGLLKGLAMLNLSHNVFSSNIPASFGNMSSLQSLDLSSNRLSGRIPQNLTSIDRLAFLNLSHNNLSDRIPRGNHFDTLSLDGSAFAGNDLLCGFPLVKVCDGDHFIDTSDTGPSSNVDEDDQEDGKEKFMLYAIVSVGFVVGFWGLFLVMLLKKQKWWFPYWKSLDSIAVRIVECFHRKQQ, via the exons ATGACATCATTTCTAATTCTTCTATATTTATCGCTCATTATATTGATCAGCATTATCACTGAATGCCCATTATCCTCTCATGCATGTCATGAAGAGGAAAGAATGGCTCTGCTAAACTTTAAGTCATCTTTGGATGATCCAGCTAATCGCTTATCCACATGGCAAGCAAGCTTCGAACACCGAAACTGCTGCAATTGGCATGGTATTAAATGTTCAGATGAGTCTCTTCATGTTATATCCATTGACCTTCGAAACACCGAGCTTGAAGATTATGCCAATGATCTCACTAACTTCGGTTCACCACCAG GGTACGAACTGGAATACCTTGCATTAAACGACAACAATCTCGATGGTGCATTTCCTACGTTCATCCTATCAATGAACtatttaagtgttctaaacttggGCAATAACAACTTTGAAGGTATTCTACCCACTGGTCTTGGTTCACTCGGATTCCTCAAGATTCTTTCTTTAAGGTCAAACAAATTTAATGGGTCCATTTCTGAAGAGATCCTTATGAATATGCGACAACTTCAAATACTAGACTTATCAGTCAACTATTTCTCGGGTCCAATTCCATTTAATCTGGGAAACTTGACGAGTCTAACAGGTACACTTGCTCAAACGACGGGTATGTTTAGCGTACAATATCAGTTGAATATCAAAGGCACCACTGCCCAATTGGACCAGATGTTTATCTATAATTCAGGAATTGATCTATCATGTAACATTCTTGATGGAAACATTCCAGAAGAGATAGGCTTACTAAAAGGACTTGCTATGCTTAATCTGTCTCATAATGTTTTCTCGAGCAATATCCCAGCTAGTTTCGGAAATATGTCTAGTTTACAGTCTTTGGATTTAAGTTCCAATAGATTGTCTGGTCGTATCCCCCAAAATTTGACATCAATCGACCGTCTTGCATTTCTTAATTTATCTCATAATAATTTGAGCGACAGGATTCCAAGAGGAAACCACTTTGATACGTTGAGTTTGGATGGTTCAGCTTTTGCCGGGAATGATTTACTGTGCGGATTTCCTTTGGTGAAAGTTTGCGATGGGGATCATTTTATTGACACAAGTGATACTGGTCCTTCAAGTAATGTTGATGAAGACGATCAAGAGGATGGAAAGGAAAAGTTTATGTTGTATGCTATTGTTTCCGTGGGGTTTGTAGTTGGATTTTGGGGTTTGTTCCTTGTTATGCTTCTAAAGAAACAAAAATGGTGGTTTCCATACTGGAAAAGCCTTGATTCTATTGCAGTTAGAATAGTAGAATGTTTTCACAGAAAACAACAGTGA
- the LOC113308300 gene encoding receptor-like protein 9DC3 isoform X1 produces MTSFLILLYLSLIILISIITECPLSSHACHEEERMALLNFKSSLDDPANRLSTWQASFEHRNCCNWHGIKCSDESLHVISIDLRNTELEDYANDLTNFGSPPGTALRGYELEYLALNDNNLDGAFPTFILSMNYLSVLNLGNNNFEGILPTGLGSLGFLKILSLRSNKFNGSISEEILMNMRQLQILDLSVNYFSGPIPFNLGNLTSLTGTLAQTTGMFSVQYQLNIKGTTAQLDQMFIYNSGIDLSCNILDGNIPEEIGLLKGLAMLNLSHNVFSSNIPASFGNMSSLQSLDLSSNRLSGRIPQNLTSIDRLAFLNLSHNNLSDRIPRGNHFDTLSLDGSAFAGNDLLCGFPLVKVCDGDHFIDTSDTGPSSNVDEDDQEDGKEKFMLYAIVSVGFVVGFWGLFLVMLLKKQKWWFPYWKSLDSIAVRIVECFHRKQQ; encoded by the exons ATGACATCATTTCTAATTCTTCTATATTTATCGCTCATTATATTGATCAGCATTATCACTGAATGCCCATTATCCTCTCATGCATGTCATGAAGAGGAAAGAATGGCTCTGCTAAACTTTAAGTCATCTTTGGATGATCCAGCTAATCGCTTATCCACATGGCAAGCAAGCTTCGAACACCGAAACTGCTGCAATTGGCATGGTATTAAATGTTCAGATGAGTCTCTTCATGTTATATCCATTGACCTTCGAAACACCGAGCTTGAAGATTATGCCAATGATCTCACTAACTTCGGTTCACCACCAGGTACTGCACTGCGAG GGTACGAACTGGAATACCTTGCATTAAACGACAACAATCTCGATGGTGCATTTCCTACGTTCATCCTATCAATGAACtatttaagtgttctaaacttggGCAATAACAACTTTGAAGGTATTCTACCCACTGGTCTTGGTTCACTCGGATTCCTCAAGATTCTTTCTTTAAGGTCAAACAAATTTAATGGGTCCATTTCTGAAGAGATCCTTATGAATATGCGACAACTTCAAATACTAGACTTATCAGTCAACTATTTCTCGGGTCCAATTCCATTTAATCTGGGAAACTTGACGAGTCTAACAGGTACACTTGCTCAAACGACGGGTATGTTTAGCGTACAATATCAGTTGAATATCAAAGGCACCACTGCCCAATTGGACCAGATGTTTATCTATAATTCAGGAATTGATCTATCATGTAACATTCTTGATGGAAACATTCCAGAAGAGATAGGCTTACTAAAAGGACTTGCTATGCTTAATCTGTCTCATAATGTTTTCTCGAGCAATATCCCAGCTAGTTTCGGAAATATGTCTAGTTTACAGTCTTTGGATTTAAGTTCCAATAGATTGTCTGGTCGTATCCCCCAAAATTTGACATCAATCGACCGTCTTGCATTTCTTAATTTATCTCATAATAATTTGAGCGACAGGATTCCAAGAGGAAACCACTTTGATACGTTGAGTTTGGATGGTTCAGCTTTTGCCGGGAATGATTTACTGTGCGGATTTCCTTTGGTGAAAGTTTGCGATGGGGATCATTTTATTGACACAAGTGATACTGGTCCTTCAAGTAATGTTGATGAAGACGATCAAGAGGATGGAAAGGAAAAGTTTATGTTGTATGCTATTGTTTCCGTGGGGTTTGTAGTTGGATTTTGGGGTTTGTTCCTTGTTATGCTTCTAAAGAAACAAAAATGGTGGTTTCCATACTGGAAAAGCCTTGATTCTATTGCAGTTAGAATAGTAGAATGTTTTCACAGAAAACAACAGTGA